The genomic stretch ACTTTCCGATCGCAGTGAATTTATGCACGATCGCATCATCGATGAAATTGTCAAAGGTATTGAAGTAGAAGCGAGCAAGCGTTTACCTGCCAACCTCCGCACCTCTCTAATTGGCGATATCGTTGTTGATCCTCAAGTTAAAGAAAAAATCACGCAAGCTGGAACCCCTTCTAGTTTGGGTTACATTGCAAGGCTATGGTCAATCTTGCAAAAAGATAAGGCAATTACTCCCAATGAGATTCTACCCTTAGCTACTCGAATTTTGAGTAAACCCCAAACCTTAACGCTCGGTCGTGATGTCATCTCTAAACTAGCTCAGCGATCACTAGTCAGGACAGTGCGAGGAATGTTACTACGTGATGAGAAAAAGTACCAGACTGAGAAACAAGAACAAAAAGAAGAAAGAGAACTCATCGGCTCTGCTGTTTCAGGATTGAGGCGATCAATCAATGGACGCAGTTGGTAGTATGAATTCAGTCTATTGACTAGCGTTTACGTTATGTTTCCTAGGCAGTGGTTAAGGTAAGGGCGAGAGATCATGTTAGGATCTTAAGTACTCGATAATAATCAGGAATATCTTCTATAAAACAAAGCTGATTATCATTGGGTAGCGGGAGTTGCTCAAACTTTCGTCCTCTCGATTCTAATCACTTTGTAAATCTCCATGGACAACAATCAAGAACTACAGTTAGCCAAATGCCTCACAGGTATTCAAGGACTCGATGAAATCACTGATGGTGGATTACCCCAAGGTAGACCGACCTTAATTTGTGGCTCTGCGGGTTGTGGCAAAACTTTGTTTGGGGTCGAGTTTTTGGTGCGCGGGGCGACACTGTATGGAGAAAATGGAGTTTTAATTACTTTTGAAGAAACAGCGACAGAAATCACTAAAAACGTTTCCTCATTGGGATGGAATTTAAACCAATTAATTTCGGATGGCAAAATTTTAATTGATCATATTTATATAGAGCCAAGTGAGATTGAGGAGACAGGAGAATATGACCTCGAAGCACTATTTCTGCGTCTGAGTTATGCAATTAAAAAAATTGGTGCGAAACGGGTGCTGCTAGACACGATTGAAGTTTTATTTGCAGGTTTAGCAAATAGTAATATTGTTCGTGCTGAGTTGCGACGCTTGTTTCATTGGTTACAGCCTATTGAGGGAAAGAGTAGTACAAGATAAGCTAGGATAGCAAAACCCAAAAGAGAGTAAAAAATGGCACCTTACTCACTAGATCTCAGAGAAAAGATCGTAGCAAACTACGAAGCAGGAAATACATCGATTCGGGAAGTAGCGAAGCAATTTCAAGTCGCGACGAAAACAGTGCAAAAACTACTGAATCAATACCGAGAGACAGGAGAACTAAACCACAAACCATTAGGTAGTCCAATCAAAAGTCCCCTCGAAGCGCATCAGGAGAAAATCCTCGAAATTGTCTCAGAGCATCCAGATTGGACACTATGGCAGTACTGTGAAGAAGTAGCAGAACAAACAGGAGTATCAGTGACCACAGGCAGCATGTGCCGATTTTTCCAGAGGCATAACATCACTCTAAAAAAAAGACCTATCGCCATGAAAAGGTAAAAAGTGAGGCAGTACAACAGCAAAGATGTGAATTTTGGGAAGCATTGAATGAAGTGAAAGCTGAAGATCTGATTTGTATTGATGAAACGGGAGTATGGCAGGGGATGGAACGCTCTGTGGCAAGAAGTGAATGTGGCAAAAGAGTATTCAGTCTTCGTCCCTTTTACAAAGGTCAGAAATACACAATAATTGGCGCTATTTCAGTTGATGGGATTGTTTGCCTGAAAACGATTCAGGGTTCTATGAAAGGAGCAGATTTTCTCACCTTTGTCCAAGATGACCTAGTACCTAAATTACGTCCTGAGCATAGGATCATCATGGATAACCTCAACTGCCATAAAGTTGAGGGGGTCGCAAAAGCAATTACAGCGACAGGTGCTAAGATTTTGTACTTACCCACCTATTCTCCTGATTTTAATCCAATTGAGATGATGTGGTCGGTTCTCAAATATTTTATTAGATTGCTTAGACCTCATTCTCAAAAACTACTTCAGCATTTAATCAACGTTTTCCCTTACTTGTTAGAAAAAGATTTCTTCAAAAATTGGTTTACTAAGTGTTGTTACTGTACTACTTAATCCCTCAATGGACTGTAAAGGATCAAGGTGTTACGGCTGTAATTACAGGAGAGCGAGGAGATAAAACTCTAACCCGTCAAGGTCTAGAAGAATACGTTTCCGACTGTGTGATCAAATTAGATCAAAAAACCGTTGAAGAAATTGCGACGAGAACGATTCAAATTGTTAAATATCGTGGATCTCGCCATAGTAATAATGAATATCCTTTTTTAATTGAAGAGGATGGCATTTCTGTCTTACCGATTACTTCTCTCAATCTCAATCATGAGGTGTCTAATGAGCGCATCTCGACGGGGATCGCCCAACTCGATGAGATGTTTGGTGGTGAGGGTTACTATCGCGGTAGCAGTATTCTCATCACAGGTAGGGCAGGTACAGGTAAAACCACACTGGCAGGTTATTTTGCTCAAGCAACCTGTATGAGGGGTGAACGGTGCTTATATCTGGCGACCGAAGAATCGCCGCAACAAATTCTTCGCAATTTACACTCGATTAGTTTGGACTTAAATCCATATTTGGAGCAGGGATTATTAAAATTTGATGCGGTACGTCCCAGCAATTACAACTTAGAAATGCGATTGTTTAAAATCCATAAATGGATCAAGGAATTTCAGCCAAGCGCGATCATTATCGATCCGATGAGCAATCTCATTTTAAGTGGGAGTGCGATGCAAACCAAGAGCTTTTTTATGCGGTTGATTGACTATTTAAAGAGTAAGCAAATCACGGTTTTCTTGACTAATTTAACATCTGGTGAGATTGACCTCGATCAAGAAAGAACGGAAGTTGGTGTTTCTTCGCTGATGGATACTTGGCTAGAAGTGCAAACGATCAAGGTCAATGGCGAGCGTAATCGGATTCTTTATGCGCTCAAATCTCGCGGTATGCCTCACTCCAACCAAGTCCGCGAATTTATCGTTAACAGTCAAGGTGTGAAGTTGGTAGATGTTTATTTGGGTGAGGGGAAGGTGTTGACGGGTACAGAGAGAATTAATCAAGAACTGGCAGAAAAATCTCTTGCGAAAAAGCGTCAACAGAATTTTGAATTGAAAAAACGTGATTTTGATCGCCAAAAACAACTGCTTCAAGCCCAAATCAATGCTTTGCAAATGCAGTTAGCCAGTCAGGATCAGGAATTTGCATTACTGCTAGAGGAGGAGAAGGAGAGCCAAAATGCAACCCTTACCAATCGCATT from Pseudanabaena sp. Chao 1811 encodes the following:
- a CDS encoding helix-turn-helix domain-containing protein; this translates as MAPYSLDLREKIVANYEAGNTSIREVAKQFQVATKTVQKLLNQYRETGELNHKPLGSPIKSPLEAHQEKILEIVSEHPDWTLWQYCEEVAEQTGVSVTTGSMCRFFQRHNITLKKRPIAMKR